One segment of Sphingomonas qomolangmaensis DNA contains the following:
- a CDS encoding AAA domain-containing protein codes for MSASDDVLEFLRDLPAFARGADAPEVWLAALEQFAEPMLAAAGDFPLREAQVSAWRGLASERAGLILGPPGTGKTHLLAWLVLGYVLACQAAGRPCRVLVSAFTRAAIGNLLDSVAKRVGAYGVELPLVYLGSAPPDGLAGGILHIERTGPAGLKDAVDRIRAPHLVVGASVWTIYKLLHSGRLPGASGMFAPAFDLICIDEASQMPLGHGLIALGALAPAGRVVVAGDNKQLPPIRVSRAVEIEGRNLGGSLYEYLKSAEAREFALEETFRLNEPLTRFPEANFYQGKFRSTDETKARRLPLAQGWASNLTEWERVVLDPDWPICVLVHEGPSAATRNPFEAGIVARLTKVLRASILGESGTAPCDAREFWRERMAVVSPHRAHNQEIAALLSSDGEVPFVETVDRIQGKERDCVILSYCVADPEFALAEAAFIFSPERLNVATTRARSKLIVLISRKLLEATPSDQDALDQAELMREFVASCAPKGKIAVQDAAGRSIGIEVMVSGFDETPVLADLKPEPVAIPAAGMAPALQAVYDAVDQLSLGSSFNNVAFGRLRQHLARDERSVFTDLVSLHHLGWISLQQRSGNNGPWWAAQPFPQPRRVFTHDDPDFALRVEEAIIGARSGRKAPYYDRVRERFAWMTKEGDDQLFRHLQDLAQTGFIRLMSEGGGIRVELAERRRQAEAPDSAALPELSDDDFIVLNALEAIEADQINFGILESWISPQRLADILERPRSAVGLSVGRLVAHGYAMLAEEQRLRSRMGELARELRYVKQRFRQDDASARPYLVRSLKVELRDRNKPNRDVKLAGVLEGLRTRFAAKPDVLRALDGVAAMLAGQWGDDPAIAGFQKRAFDEILTAWHGDGSTQIVISADTGSGKTEAACLPMITAAAADRLAGMQGTRAVIAYPRVRLAANQAQRLTKYLAALNAIDGMPLLTIGLQVAAVPRRFDRLHADDVARGWRTAAPGKLDFPFFGCPECEAPLLLDIAAGEEGADRLDCLGCGWRFNGWVGSKAGLMQAPPAFFLPTTDSLHQWMHNPDYGRIFGDQPGFAAPRAVLADEIHLFSHIHGAQVGHAFRRLIHRATVNAGGMAPLAIGMSATLGDPAMAWGRLIGNDAVTAIRPLPTESDTNPRGREYFFFIQPEVESRGSDIAGASTTIQSVMCLAHGMRRRTGKAGGYRSLVFLDSIDKLRRMHSAFVDAEEEQNLFALRTERYPDDPVTGTPQRECCRQPHGCDRFEDGECWFFAATDKFQITTHGALQPGSPLQVANQPISSATEGKVDALIKSSDILFATSSLEVGFDDPDMTMVFQHYAPQSLASFIQRKGRGGRGIDDRPMTGVTLSLYSPRDSWWFNHPREMIEPPSFDVPINPDNHFVVRGQVLATMLDGLAAYASRTGAPALDLQGKPTQAALANAEAFVVDLFGADIADRLDLGSLAEFWEKAGANLAGADLDERRRIPDLRAALEWVPQRLFDTINLPELYARTGSAGEGKREDIMLGLAATAPGNVTRRFHPTEAYWLPPTNGRAPWLGADDFAAAERWPYQAGADALRAELPLEGRERVGDRLLPEFARPRQISLEKLGFFVGADWQTRWICEVTGEGPVIRHSEDLQLRPRRISHESRGVLRGFPIVAAKVDKGRTLDLGGAETWLKNLSTYVGDGLGRANSGLAVLRLYWGADSEIRVEDRREDPVVFSQTFTAPGTDDTLLHGFHVSTEGVQFRLDSARLDAFVAEERVRLADAAPDRRWFMNQWMRHLVEARARAIGMNGYEAQRGAELFAAAAGEPTLRKRLNTLLSYWDADDLAALFEDTRATLLSQHPLLSARRVQRVAAALGSFAFRDMFKAVLAEMKDDQAFSGYLRTLVLHSIAQRLKLGFLLSGGGDDRRVVSHVKLPVQFGAEIPTESADVITIAELGELGDGTTRAFEANLTNFAQLLTEGFLTRCPAAEEDALAARFFASPAEHASWRAMDPTRADHLAEIAHALGRADGRLPAAMIRTLFGHEEIGANQFALYDLATEIEQVVATLFTRGGREPTAWEVTSAAVGQAEAGSGELGRLLEAYRGVDHANLDDSLSPEMRLADQVYRLAARQCVDGCRACLHLESDLMTQSLMASSVSRRLLTRFLEKPDV; via the coding sequence ATGAGTGCAAGCGACGACGTTCTGGAGTTCCTCCGCGACCTCCCTGCATTCGCGCGCGGCGCGGACGCGCCTGAGGTCTGGCTGGCGGCGCTCGAGCAATTCGCCGAACCGATGTTGGCGGCGGCCGGAGACTTTCCGCTGCGGGAGGCGCAGGTCTCAGCCTGGCGCGGGCTCGCAAGCGAGCGTGCAGGCCTGATCCTCGGCCCGCCCGGTACCGGCAAGACCCATCTGCTGGCTTGGCTGGTTCTTGGCTATGTCCTCGCATGCCAGGCAGCGGGAAGGCCGTGTCGGGTGCTCGTCAGCGCATTCACTCGTGCAGCGATCGGCAATCTGCTCGACAGCGTCGCCAAGCGCGTCGGTGCGTACGGCGTCGAGCTTCCGCTCGTCTATCTGGGCTCGGCGCCGCCCGACGGCCTGGCGGGCGGTATTCTCCACATCGAGCGGACCGGCCCCGCTGGTCTGAAGGATGCGGTCGACCGAATCAGAGCGCCGCATCTGGTGGTCGGAGCATCGGTCTGGACCATCTACAAGCTTCTTCATAGTGGCCGACTTCCCGGTGCGAGCGGTATGTTCGCGCCTGCCTTCGACCTCATCTGCATCGACGAAGCATCACAAATGCCGCTCGGGCACGGTCTGATCGCGCTTGGTGCGCTGGCGCCGGCGGGACGGGTGGTGGTCGCAGGGGACAACAAGCAATTACCGCCGATACGCGTCTCACGCGCGGTCGAGATCGAAGGGCGCAATCTCGGCGGCTCGCTCTACGAATATCTCAAATCCGCTGAAGCGCGCGAGTTCGCGCTCGAAGAGACCTTTCGCCTCAACGAACCGCTCACCCGGTTTCCGGAAGCTAATTTCTATCAGGGCAAGTTTCGCTCGACCGACGAGACCAAAGCCCGTCGTCTGCCACTCGCGCAAGGCTGGGCATCGAATCTGACCGAGTGGGAACGCGTCGTCTTGGACCCCGACTGGCCCATCTGCGTCCTTGTGCATGAAGGGCCGAGCGCTGCGACACGTAACCCATTCGAAGCCGGCATAGTAGCACGGCTAACCAAAGTGCTCCGCGCATCGATCCTCGGCGAGTCGGGGACGGCACCCTGCGACGCACGGGAGTTCTGGCGCGAGCGTATGGCGGTCGTCAGCCCGCACCGTGCGCACAATCAGGAGATCGCCGCACTCCTCTCAAGTGATGGAGAAGTTCCGTTCGTCGAAACCGTCGATCGCATCCAGGGCAAGGAACGTGACTGTGTCATCCTCTCCTACTGCGTCGCTGATCCGGAGTTTGCGCTAGCAGAGGCGGCCTTCATCTTTAGTCCCGAGCGGCTCAATGTCGCCACGACCCGAGCGCGCAGCAAACTGATCGTGCTCATAAGCCGCAAGCTTCTCGAGGCGACGCCGTCTGACCAGGATGCCCTCGATCAAGCAGAGTTAATGCGCGAGTTCGTCGCCTCCTGCGCGCCTAAGGGAAAAATTGCTGTTCAGGACGCGGCCGGACGCTCGATCGGCATCGAAGTGATGGTCAGCGGCTTTGATGAAACGCCGGTACTTGCCGACCTGAAACCCGAACCTGTCGCTATCCCAGCCGCCGGAATGGCCCCAGCGCTTCAGGCGGTCTACGATGCCGTCGATCAACTGAGCCTGGGGAGCAGCTTCAACAACGTAGCGTTCGGCCGCCTCCGGCAACATCTCGCGCGGGACGAACGCTCTGTTTTTACCGATCTTGTCTCGCTGCATCATCTGGGGTGGATCTCCCTGCAGCAGCGCTCGGGCAATAACGGCCCCTGGTGGGCTGCCCAGCCGTTTCCGCAGCCCCGCCGTGTGTTCACGCACGACGATCCCGACTTTGCGCTTCGGGTCGAGGAAGCGATCATCGGCGCGCGCAGCGGTCGCAAAGCCCCATATTACGACCGGGTCCGGGAACGTTTCGCGTGGATGACGAAGGAGGGAGACGACCAGCTCTTCCGCCACCTTCAAGATCTGGCCCAAACCGGCTTCATCCGCCTCATGAGCGAAGGCGGAGGCATCCGAGTCGAACTGGCCGAGCGCCGGCGGCAAGCAGAAGCGCCTGACAGCGCCGCCCTCCCTGAACTCAGCGATGACGACTTCATCGTCCTGAACGCGCTTGAGGCGATCGAAGCGGACCAGATCAATTTCGGGATTCTCGAGAGCTGGATCTCACCGCAGCGGCTTGCAGACATACTCGAACGGCCTCGCTCCGCAGTCGGTCTGTCGGTAGGACGGCTCGTGGCGCATGGCTATGCGATGCTCGCCGAGGAACAGCGACTGCGCAGTCGCATGGGAGAACTCGCTCGCGAACTGCGCTATGTTAAACAGCGCTTCCGTCAGGACGACGCCAGTGCCCGACCGTATCTCGTGCGCAGCCTCAAGGTGGAGCTTCGTGATCGGAACAAGCCCAACCGCGATGTAAAGCTCGCTGGCGTGTTGGAAGGCCTTCGCACCCGCTTCGCTGCCAAGCCTGACGTTCTGCGCGCGCTTGATGGCGTTGCCGCAATGCTGGCCGGGCAATGGGGCGACGATCCGGCCATCGCGGGCTTCCAAAAACGTGCTTTCGACGAAATCCTCACTGCTTGGCACGGCGACGGCAGTACACAGATCGTTATTTCGGCCGACACCGGCTCGGGCAAGACCGAAGCGGCTTGCTTGCCAATGATCACCGCCGCTGCGGCAGACCGACTGGCGGGAATGCAGGGTACGCGCGCAGTCATCGCCTATCCTCGCGTGCGCCTTGCCGCGAACCAGGCACAGCGGCTCACCAAATATCTAGCCGCCCTCAACGCGATCGATGGAATGCCGTTGCTCACGATAGGGCTTCAAGTCGCTGCCGTGCCGCGCCGGTTCGATCGTCTCCACGCCGACGATGTCGCGCGAGGCTGGCGGACCGCCGCGCCGGGCAAGTTGGATTTCCCCTTCTTCGGCTGTCCGGAATGCGAAGCCCCGCTACTTCTCGACATTGCTGCCGGTGAAGAGGGTGCGGATCGGCTCGACTGTCTAGGGTGTGGTTGGCGCTTCAACGGATGGGTCGGCTCCAAGGCTGGTTTGATGCAGGCGCCGCCCGCTTTCTTCCTGCCAACGACGGACTCGCTCCACCAATGGATGCACAATCCCGACTACGGCCGCATCTTCGGGGATCAGCCCGGCTTCGCCGCTCCGCGCGCTGTGTTGGCAGATGAAATTCATCTCTTTTCGCACATTCACGGTGCTCAAGTTGGACATGCGTTCCGCCGCCTTATCCACCGGGCCACGGTCAATGCGGGCGGTATGGCGCCGCTCGCAATTGGCATGAGCGCGACGCTTGGCGACCCCGCGATGGCATGGGGCCGCTTAATCGGAAATGATGCGGTGACTGCGATCCGGCCGCTTCCAACGGAAAGCGATACCAATCCGCGCGGTCGCGAATATTTCTTCTTCATCCAGCCTGAGGTCGAGTCGCGCGGAAGCGATATCGCGGGCGCATCGACGACGATCCAGTCCGTGATGTGTCTTGCGCATGGCATGCGCCGTCGCACGGGCAAGGCCGGCGGATACCGCTCGCTCGTCTTCCTCGATTCGATCGACAAGCTCCGGCGCATGCACAGCGCCTTTGTCGATGCCGAGGAAGAGCAGAATCTGTTTGCACTGCGAACCGAACGCTATCCGGATGACCCGGTGACCGGGACCCCGCAGCGCGAATGCTGCAGGCAGCCGCATGGCTGCGATCGGTTCGAAGACGGCGAATGCTGGTTCTTTGCCGCGACCGACAAATTTCAGATCACCACCCACGGCGCGCTCCAGCCAGGCTCTCCGCTGCAGGTGGCGAACCAGCCGATCTCGTCTGCAACGGAAGGCAAGGTCGACGCGCTGATCAAGTCGAGCGACATCCTGTTTGCGACCTCTTCGCTCGAAGTGGGGTTCGATGACCCCGATATGACGATGGTCTTTCAGCATTACGCTCCTCAGAGCCTCGCCAGCTTCATCCAGCGCAAAGGACGCGGCGGCCGCGGCATCGACGATCGGCCGATGACTGGCGTCACATTGTCTCTCTATTCGCCCCGCGACAGTTGGTGGTTTAATCATCCGCGCGAGATGATCGAGCCCCCCAGCTTCGACGTGCCGATCAATCCGGATAACCATTTCGTCGTACGCGGTCAGGTGCTCGCAACGATGTTGGACGGCCTGGCCGCTTATGCGTCGCGCACCGGTGCCCCCGCGCTCGATCTCCAGGGCAAACCAACGCAAGCGGCTTTGGCGAACGCTGAGGCCTTTGTTGTGGATCTGTTTGGCGCGGACATTGCCGATCGGCTTGACCTTGGCTCGCTGGCCGAGTTTTGGGAGAAGGCAGGCGCGAATCTGGCCGGTGCTGATCTCGACGAACGCCGGCGTATTCCTGACCTGCGAGCAGCCCTGGAGTGGGTGCCACAGCGCCTGTTCGACACAATCAACCTGCCTGAACTTTATGCGCGAACAGGGAGCGCCGGCGAGGGCAAGCGCGAGGACATCATGCTGGGCCTCGCCGCTACGGCGCCGGGCAATGTCACGCGCCGTTTTCACCCGACCGAAGCCTATTGGCTACCGCCCACCAATGGACGCGCGCCGTGGCTCGGTGCCGATGATTTCGCTGCGGCCGAACGCTGGCCCTATCAAGCGGGAGCGGATGCGTTGCGTGCCGAACTTCCGCTGGAGGGGCGCGAGCGGGTCGGTGATCGGCTACTCCCGGAGTTTGCCCGACCGCGACAGATCAGTCTGGAAAAGCTCGGCTTCTTCGTGGGGGCCGATTGGCAAACACGCTGGATCTGCGAGGTGACTGGTGAAGGGCCGGTCATTCGCCACTCAGAGGATCTGCAGCTTCGCCCTCGCCGGATCTCGCACGAATCGCGCGGCGTGCTGCGTGGCTTTCCGATCGTCGCGGCAAAAGTCGACAAGGGGCGGACGCTCGACTTGGGCGGGGCTGAGACCTGGCTGAAGAACCTGTCCACCTATGTCGGCGACGGCTTGGGTCGGGCGAATTCGGGCCTCGCGGTCTTGCGACTATATTGGGGCGCCGACAGTGAGATCCGCGTTGAGGACCGCCGCGAAGATCCTGTGGTATTCAGCCAGACCTTCACTGCGCCAGGGACCGACGACACGCTCCTCCATGGCTTCCATGTCTCGACAGAAGGCGTCCAATTCCGTCTCGACAGCGCGCGCCTCGATGCGTTCGTGGCGGAAGAGCGTGTACGCCTTGCAGATGCCGCGCCAGACCGGCGTTGGTTCATGAACCAATGGATGCGCCACTTGGTCGAGGCACGGGCGCGGGCAATCGGCATGAACGGGTATGAGGCGCAGCGCGGCGCCGAGCTTTTCGCCGCGGCCGCCGGCGAACCAACGCTGCGCAAGCGCCTCAATACGCTCTTATCCTATTGGGACGCGGACGATCTTGCCGCCTTGTTCGAGGATACGCGGGCAACGCTGCTCAGCCAGCATCCGCTGCTGAGCGCACGGCGTGTCCAGCGAGTGGCGGCAGCGCTTGGCAGCTTTGCCTTCAGGGACATGTTCAAGGCAGTCCTTGCCGAGATGAAGGACGATCAAGCCTTCTCCGGATATCTGCGCACTTTGGTGCTGCACAGCATCGCCCAACGCCTTAAGCTTGGCTTTCTCCTTAGTGGCGGAGGCGATGACCGGCGCGTCGTCTCGCACGTCAAACTGCCCGTGCAGTTCGGCGCGGAAATTCCGACCGAAAGCGCGGACGTGATCACGATCGCCGAGCTTGGCGAATTGGGCGACGGTACGACACGCGCGTTCGAAGCGAACCTAACCAACTTCGCGCAGCTTCTGACCGAAGGTTTCCTCACCCGATGCCCGGCCGCAGAAGAAGACGCACTTGCGGCGCGTTTCTTTGCATCGCCTGCCGAGCACGCTTCCTGGCGCGCCATGGATCCGACGCGCGCTGATCACCTCGCAGAGATCGCGCACGCACTTGGTCGCGCGGACGGTAGGTTACCCGCCGCCATGATAAGGACTTTGTTCGGCCATGAAGAAATAGGTGCAAACCAGTTCGCGCTCTACGATCTCGCCACCGAGATCGAACAGGTGGTCGCCACTTTGTTCACCCGCGGCGGCCGTGAGCCCACAGCTTGGGAAGTGACGAGTGCCGCGGTCGGCCAGGCAGAAGCGGGCAGCGGCGAGCTAGGCCGCTTGCTTGAGGCGTATCGCGGCGTGGATCACGCAAATCTTGATGACAGCCTCAGTCCGGAGATGCGGCTGGCGGATCAGGTTTATCGGCTCGCGGCACGTCAATGCGTCGACGGATGCCGCGCCTGCCTTCATCTGGAGAGCGATCTGATGACACAATCGCTCATGGCGAGTTCCGTCAGTCGGCGCTTGCTCACGCGCTTCCTAGAAAAGCCGGACGTCTAG
- a CDS encoding UvrD-helicase domain-containing protein, whose product MISATDWVPIGVGEMEDAALAAVRSGGSALVVAGPGTGKTELLGQRAAYLFQTGTCIYPRRILAISFKRDAATNLRDRVGRRCGPALARRLDSMTFDAFAKQLLDRFWRALPEHVALAGGYGIAPFLKSAYLADLQRSTADGLDRPGHPAHWAKTLIGKQPEPSGIHGVTMDAFYKSVQSLCLHPLDISSYGAFLQLVQLRTALVSPAPMLGFAMIGRLAQAIVNANPEVRRAICATYGHVFLDEFQDTTSVQYGLIESIFKGSAAKLTAVGDDKQRIMGWAGARMDAFAAFEADFLATPGARARISLTRNYRSNQRIVAILNTLKAHLAPAEPDFVAVRPAPDLPDEKICAVMVADDAGAEAEAIAASVAGVIAEGVDPRSIGLLVRQKSVDWEPRIKARFDAHGLAFRNEDRDVGGASIQDLMTESYSQIVIDFLDLLTRRHGGLLWNVAMGHAAAVANLTLDDEEAVERELALRLDEFHRAHKIGATEQMTAGAIAAKIAAIEAFLGLERLRGVAPQYGTGDLFVRIRAATSAFLAECAAQPGSWQDLLLRFRGVGQTPLMTITKSKGLEYDLVMLLGLNDSEWWSFDKDPVEGHSTFFVAASRARERLMMTRCGYDRSAKIREIFDLLDKAGVRQIRV is encoded by the coding sequence ATGATCTCTGCCACCGATTGGGTACCCATCGGCGTCGGCGAGATGGAGGACGCGGCGCTCGCGGCGGTCCGCTCCGGCGGCAGCGCGCTCGTCGTCGCCGGCCCGGGAACCGGCAAGACCGAATTGCTCGGCCAGCGCGCCGCCTATCTCTTCCAGACCGGAACATGCATCTATCCGCGGCGCATTCTCGCGATCAGCTTCAAGCGTGACGCCGCGACCAATTTGCGTGACCGTGTCGGGCGTCGCTGCGGTCCGGCGCTTGCCCGGCGCCTCGATTCGATGACCTTCGACGCCTTTGCCAAGCAGCTGCTCGACCGCTTCTGGCGCGCCTTGCCCGAGCATGTCGCGCTGGCCGGCGGCTATGGCATCGCGCCCTTCCTAAAAAGCGCATACCTCGCGGACCTTCAGCGGTCGACCGCGGATGGCCTCGACCGGCCCGGCCACCCCGCTCATTGGGCCAAGACGCTGATCGGCAAGCAGCCCGAGCCGAGCGGGATCCACGGGGTGACGATGGATGCCTTCTACAAGTCGGTCCAGTCGCTGTGCCTGCATCCGCTCGACATCAGCAGCTACGGCGCGTTTCTCCAGCTGGTCCAACTGCGCACCGCGCTGGTGAGTCCGGCGCCGATGCTGGGGTTCGCAATGATCGGCCGGCTCGCTCAGGCGATCGTCAACGCAAATCCGGAAGTGCGGCGGGCGATCTGTGCGACCTATGGCCATGTCTTTCTCGACGAGTTTCAGGACACGACCTCGGTCCAGTACGGCCTGATCGAATCGATCTTCAAAGGCTCGGCGGCAAAGCTGACCGCGGTCGGCGACGACAAGCAACGGATCATGGGCTGGGCCGGTGCACGGATGGACGCCTTTGCCGCGTTCGAGGCCGATTTCCTGGCGACGCCGGGCGCACGCGCTAGGATCAGCCTGACCCGCAACTATCGCAGTAATCAGCGTATCGTCGCGATCCTCAATACGCTGAAGGCGCACCTCGCCCCGGCCGAACCCGACTTCGTCGCGGTCCGGCCAGCCCCGGATCTGCCCGACGAGAAGATCTGTGCGGTCATGGTTGCCGACGATGCGGGCGCGGAAGCCGAGGCGATCGCGGCATCCGTCGCCGGCGTGATCGCCGAGGGCGTCGACCCGCGCAGCATTGGCCTGCTGGTGCGCCAGAAGTCGGTCGACTGGGAGCCCCGGATCAAGGCCCGCTTCGATGCGCACGGCCTGGCATTCCGCAATGAGGATCGCGACGTCGGTGGTGCGTCGATCCAGGATCTCATGACGGAAAGCTATTCGCAGATCGTTATCGACTTTCTCGACCTGCTCACCCGTCGGCATGGCGGGCTTCTCTGGAATGTCGCGATGGGCCACGCTGCCGCCGTCGCCAACCTTACGCTCGATGACGAGGAGGCGGTCGAGCGCGAGCTTGCCTTGCGCCTTGACGAATTCCATCGCGCCCACAAGATCGGTGCCACCGAGCAGATGACGGCCGGGGCGATCGCGGCCAAGATCGCCGCGATCGAAGCGTTTCTTGGGCTGGAGCGCCTGCGCGGAGTCGCGCCGCAATATGGCACCGGCGACCTGTTCGTCCGCATCCGGGCCGCGACATCGGCCTTCCTCGCCGAATGCGCAGCGCAGCCCGGATCGTGGCAAGATCTGCTGTTACGCTTCCGGGGCGTGGGCCAGACGCCGCTCATGACGATCACCAAGAGCAAGGGTCTCGAATACGACCTAGTCATGCTACTCGGCCTCAACGATTCCGAATGGTGGAGCTTCGACAAGGATCCCGTCGAGGGTCATTCGACCTTCTTCGTGGCCGCCTCCCGCGCCCGCGAACGGCTGATGATGACGCGGTGCGGCTATGATCGCAGCGCCAAGATTCGTGAGATCTTCGACCTGCTCGACAAGGCCGGGGTCCGACAAATTAGGGTTTAG
- a CDS encoding HAD family hydrolase, with translation MIRIKGLITVFVDADNTLWDTDQVFASAQLALLEQVEAATGLRVPTGNRLDFVRACDQAIAARHHDGLRYPPHLLVRALVFALQGQPSEVAARAAWSNHLPSMPASVDEGLLVKRFFAALKHPPALRAGVVEGLMMLEKANATVLIVTEAARIRVEETTAKLGLAGHFTRVIEGRKRPDLFRRIVRLTGDPAAAYMVGDQLDRDIAPAKEAGLRTIYFPGNFVPRWTPDKEKVGPDHQVSDFAEAAAIILEGETAQSVRAMQA, from the coding sequence ATGATTAGGATCAAGGGATTAATTACCGTCTTTGTCGACGCCGACAACACGCTCTGGGATACCGATCAGGTGTTCGCGAGCGCGCAGTTAGCGCTCCTGGAGCAGGTGGAAGCGGCAACTGGGCTGCGGGTGCCAACTGGCAATCGATTGGATTTCGTGCGTGCTTGCGATCAAGCGATCGCAGCGCGGCATCATGATGGGTTACGCTACCCCCCTCATCTTCTAGTGCGTGCGCTCGTCTTTGCACTGCAGGGACAGCCGAGTGAGGTAGCCGCGCGTGCTGCCTGGTCGAATCATCTTCCCTCTATGCCGGCAAGCGTCGATGAGGGCTTGTTGGTGAAGCGCTTCTTCGCGGCGCTGAAGCATCCGCCAGCACTACGGGCAGGCGTGGTCGAGGGCCTGATGATGCTGGAGAAGGCGAACGCCACGGTCCTCATCGTGACCGAAGCTGCGCGCATCAGGGTAGAGGAGACCACGGCCAAGCTCGGCCTGGCGGGCCACTTCACTCGCGTGATCGAAGGAAGGAAGCGCCCTGATCTTTTCAGGCGCATTGTGCGCCTCACCGGCGATCCAGCAGCCGCCTACATGGTTGGCGATCAACTCGATAGAGACATAGCTCCGGCTAAGGAGGCTGGTCTCAGAACGATCTATTTTCCAGGTAATTTCGTCCCACGCTGGACGCCGGACAAGGAAAAGGTTGGCCCGGACCATCAGGTGAGCGACTTCGCGGAAGCGGCGGCCATCATTTTGGAAGGCGAGACAGCACAGTCGGTCCGCGCCATGCAGGCCTAA